A window of Blautia argi genomic DNA:
CGCAGAGAAAGCCTCTGCGCCCAGGAAACAGAGGTTTCCGCCAAGTATACCATGCCTGTGAGTATCCTTCTCTCCCTTGTGGGACTGGCTGGTATTATTGCAGGCGGCGATATGACCGTAAACGGCGCAAAGGACATTGCCAGGGCCTTTGGGCTTAGCGAAGCGCTGATTGGTCTTACCATTGTAGCTGTGGGAACTTCTCTTCCCGAACTGGTTACTTCCATTGTAGCTGCCAGAAAGGGAGAAAGCGATATTGCTCTGGGCAATGTTGTTGGTTCCAATATTTTCAATATTTTTCTCATTCTGGGACTTTCCAGCACCATTCTTCCCATGACTGTAACGGAAACTTATATGTATGATATTGGATTACTGGCAATTTTATCCATTCTGATTTTTATACCCATTGCCAGAAACAGACGGGTGGGACGCTTTATGGGAACACTCATGACCTGCTCCTATGTGGTCTACACCGTTTATTTAATTGTCCGGTAACGCGTCCTGTAGCTTCACCCCGGCTTCATTTAACATGGCAGTCAGCAAACCGT
This region includes:
- a CDS encoding calcium/sodium antiporter, translating into MITSVLILCIGFLLLVKGADIFVEGASCIAKRLHIPSLIIGLTIVAFGTSAPELAVSVTAAIKGSNDIAIGNVVGSNIFNLLVVIGMSAMICPLSVKQSMIKKDYPLSILAVLLLDILILDRVFKGSEKMTLGRTDGLLLLLGFAVFMYLTVQEGLKKRRESLCAQETEVSAKYTMPVSILLSLVGLAGIIAGGDMTVNGAKDIARAFGLSEALIGLTIVAVGTSLPELVTSIVAARKGESDIALGNVVGSNIFNIFLILGLSSTILPMTVTETYMYDIGLLAILSILIFIPIARNRRVGRFMGTLMTCSYVVYTVYLIVR